In Rhodococcus rhodochrous, a single genomic region encodes these proteins:
- a CDS encoding chorismate mutase yields the protein MTVQLDSPGIASVGEASSAEAELGELFEQIKELDAQLLAVIKRRSELVQRAGASAKGTDASREAQAEEMAVLGRFAELGADGSTLAMTLLRLGRTRKA from the coding sequence ATGACTGTCCAGCTTGATTCGCCTGGCATCGCGTCCGTCGGCGAAGCTTCGTCGGCCGAGGCAGAGCTCGGGGAGCTGTTCGAGCAGATCAAGGAGCTCGACGCTCAGCTGCTCGCGGTGATCAAGCGGCGTTCGGAGCTCGTTCAGCGCGCCGGAGCATCCGCGAAGGGCACCGACGCGAGCCGCGAAGCACAGGCCGAGGAGATGGCCGTACTGGGACGCTTCGCCGAACTCGGCGCCGACGGCAGCACGCTCGCGATGACGCTGCTGCGCCTCGGCCGCACCCGCAAGGCCTGA
- a CDS encoding thiolase family protein has protein sequence MTAPERIVIVDGARTPVGSFGGALKDVPAHELGATAVREALQRAGVAGEDIDEVVMGCIGQVGADAYNARRVTLAAGLPVSTPALTVNRLCGSGLQAVWSAAQEIRWGAAEITVAGGDESMSRMPFYDFGARNGYKLGNRELVDGTVGMLTDPFSGLHMGVTAENVAREYGVSREQQDEFALESQRRAATDAAKAAFAEEITPVEIGGRKPVTVTEDEHPKPDTTLEVLGKLRSAFIKDGTVTAGNASGINDGAAALVLARESVARERGLGASVVLESVVTAAMEPELMGYAPTLALVKLFEQNGLTPADIDTVELNEAFASQAVAVARDAKLDPEKTNPYGGAIALGHPVGATGAILTLRVAKDLIRRDLELGVVTMCIGGGQALAALLRRVS, from the coding sequence ATGACCGCTCCGGAACGCATCGTCATCGTCGACGGCGCACGCACCCCCGTCGGTAGCTTCGGCGGCGCACTCAAGGACGTACCCGCGCACGAACTCGGCGCCACCGCGGTCCGTGAGGCGCTGCAGCGCGCGGGTGTCGCAGGTGAGGACATCGACGAGGTCGTCATGGGCTGCATCGGCCAGGTCGGTGCCGACGCCTACAACGCCCGTCGCGTCACCCTCGCCGCCGGACTTCCCGTCTCCACCCCGGCCCTGACCGTCAACCGCCTGTGCGGCTCGGGTCTGCAGGCCGTGTGGTCCGCGGCCCAGGAGATCCGTTGGGGTGCCGCGGAGATCACCGTCGCCGGTGGCGACGAGAGCATGTCGCGCATGCCGTTCTACGACTTCGGTGCCCGCAACGGTTACAAGCTCGGCAACCGCGAGCTCGTCGACGGCACCGTCGGCATGCTCACCGATCCGTTCAGCGGACTGCACATGGGCGTCACGGCCGAGAACGTCGCCCGCGAGTACGGCGTCAGCCGCGAGCAGCAGGACGAGTTCGCCCTCGAATCGCAGCGCCGCGCCGCCACCGACGCCGCGAAGGCCGCCTTCGCCGAGGAGATCACCCCGGTCGAGATCGGTGGCCGTAAGCCCGTCACCGTCACCGAGGACGAGCACCCCAAGCCCGACACCACGCTCGAGGTGCTCGGCAAGCTGCGCTCCGCCTTCATCAAGGACGGCACCGTCACCGCCGGTAACGCCTCCGGTATCAACGACGGCGCAGCCGCGCTCGTCCTGGCCCGTGAGTCGGTCGCGCGCGAACGCGGCCTCGGCGCCTCCGTCGTGCTCGAGTCGGTCGTCACCGCGGCGATGGAGCCCGAGCTGATGGGCTACGCCCCGACCCTCGCCCTGGTGAAGCTGTTCGAGCAGAACGGCCTGACCCCGGCCGACATCGACACCGTCGAGCTCAACGAGGCCTTCGCCTCGCAGGCCGTGGCGGTGGCGCGCGACGCCAAGCTCGACCCGGAGAAGACCAACCCCTACGGCGGTGCCATCGCCCTGGGCCACCCGGTCGGCGCGACCGGCGCGATCCTGACGCTGCGCGTCGCCAAGGACCTGATCCGCCGCGATCTCGAACTCGGTGTCGTCACCATGTGCATCGGTGGCGGACAGGCACTCGCCGCGCTGCTGCGCCGCGTGTCCTGA
- a CDS encoding SDR family NAD(P)-dependent oxidoreductase, producing MDLGLTAKRAIVTGGSRGIGYAIARALATEGADVVIAARTAADLDTAAKILSEETGRRIVPVPTDTGDQASVDALVARAVAELGGVDILVNSAATPWSANKPTDFAATTDDIVRNEVEIKVLGCLRTARAVAPYLIEQGWGRIINISGLGARSANSIAQTVRNVSVAAVTKNLADELGPHGINVTVVHPGRTRTERLAARLAEESAETGTPVAELEQQIAKNSVNRLIDASEVADVVAFLASPRSIGITGDAIAVGGGVPGAVYY from the coding sequence ATGGATCTCGGACTTACCGCGAAGAGGGCCATCGTCACCGGCGGTAGCCGCGGCATCGGCTACGCCATCGCGCGGGCACTGGCCACCGAGGGCGCCGACGTGGTGATCGCAGCCCGTACCGCAGCCGATCTCGACACCGCGGCGAAAATCCTCTCGGAGGAGACCGGGCGCCGAATCGTTCCCGTGCCCACCGACACCGGCGACCAGGCCTCGGTCGACGCACTCGTCGCGCGGGCCGTCGCCGAACTCGGTGGGGTCGACATCCTCGTCAACTCCGCCGCCACTCCCTGGAGTGCCAACAAGCCGACGGATTTCGCCGCGACCACCGACGACATCGTGCGCAACGAGGTCGAGATCAAGGTCCTCGGCTGTCTGCGCACCGCACGCGCCGTCGCCCCCTACCTGATCGAGCAGGGCTGGGGCCGGATCATCAACATCAGCGGGCTCGGCGCGCGCAGCGCGAACTCCATCGCCCAGACGGTCCGGAACGTCAGCGTCGCAGCCGTGACGAAGAACCTAGCCGACGAACTCGGCCCGCACGGCATCAACGTCACCGTGGTCCACCCCGGCCGCACCCGCACCGAACGGCTGGCGGCGCGACTGGCCGAGGAGTCGGCCGAGACCGGCACGCCGGTAGCCGAACTGGAACAGCAGATCGCGAAGAACTCCGTGAACCGCCTCATCGACGCGAGCGAGGTCGCCGACGTCGTCGCGTTCCTCGCGAGCCCGCGCAGCATCGGCATCACCGGCGACGCGATCGCCGTGGGCGGTGGCGTGCCCGGCGCGGTCTACTACTGA
- a CDS encoding aldehyde dehydrogenase family protein, with protein sequence MTDILDRTKIYFDGQWVDSDGAGRIEVVNPTTEEVIAVVAEGVASDVDRAVAAAKAAFPAWSALSGTSRAAYLEKVSSLANERADELTSVVSQDMGMPAHFARAIQVGMPLKNIAAYASLAGTYDFDDQEIGNALVVREPIGVVGAITPWNYPLHQVVLKVFAALAAGCTVVLKPTEVAPLVTYALVDIVDEAGLPPGVFNLVSGYGPVVGEAIAAHPDVDMVSFTGSTRAGKRVSVVASETVKKVALELGGKSANIILDDADLTAAVTEGVGKCFLNSGQTCTALTRMLVPADRLPEATAIAEQVARAYTVGLPDDPSSKLGPLVSGTQQGRVKAYIDKGVEEGAELVLDGRETEFTTGYFVGPTVFTNVAPEMTIAREEIFGPVLSIIGYQDEDDAVRIANDSEYGLSGGVWSADPARAEAVARRMRTGQVYINGGAFNTDAPFGGYKQSGIGREAGVFGLEEFLEIKTILR encoded by the coding sequence ATGACCGACATTCTCGACCGCACGAAGATCTACTTCGACGGGCAGTGGGTGGACTCCGACGGCGCCGGCCGCATCGAGGTCGTGAACCCGACGACCGAAGAGGTCATCGCGGTGGTCGCCGAGGGTGTCGCCTCCGATGTCGATCGGGCCGTCGCCGCGGCGAAGGCCGCCTTCCCGGCCTGGTCCGCGCTCAGTGGTACGTCACGCGCCGCCTACCTGGAGAAGGTCTCCTCGCTGGCGAACGAGCGTGCCGACGAGCTCACGAGCGTCGTCTCCCAGGACATGGGGATGCCCGCCCACTTCGCGCGTGCCATCCAGGTCGGGATGCCGCTGAAGAACATCGCCGCCTATGCGTCGCTGGCAGGAACGTACGACTTCGACGACCAGGAGATCGGCAACGCCCTGGTCGTACGCGAACCCATCGGTGTCGTCGGCGCGATCACCCCGTGGAACTACCCGCTGCACCAGGTGGTGCTCAAGGTGTTCGCCGCGCTCGCCGCCGGATGCACCGTGGTGCTCAAACCCACCGAGGTCGCGCCGCTGGTGACCTACGCGCTCGTCGACATCGTCGACGAGGCCGGCCTGCCGCCGGGCGTGTTCAACCTCGTCAGCGGCTACGGACCGGTCGTCGGCGAGGCCATCGCCGCACACCCCGACGTCGACATGGTGTCGTTCACCGGTTCGACGCGCGCCGGCAAGCGCGTCTCGGTCGTCGCCTCGGAGACGGTGAAGAAGGTCGCGCTCGAACTCGGTGGCAAGTCGGCCAACATCATCCTCGACGACGCCGACCTCACCGCCGCCGTCACCGAGGGTGTCGGCAAGTGCTTCCTCAACTCCGGCCAGACCTGCACCGCCCTGACCCGCATGCTCGTCCCCGCCGACCGTCTGCCGGAAGCCACCGCCATCGCCGAGCAGGTCGCGCGGGCCTACACCGTCGGGCTGCCCGACGATCCGTCGTCGAAGCTCGGTCCGCTCGTCAGCGGCACGCAGCAGGGGCGCGTGAAGGCGTACATCGACAAGGGTGTCGAGGAGGGCGCCGAACTGGTGCTCGACGGCCGCGAAACCGAGTTCACCACCGGCTACTTCGTCGGCCCCACCGTGTTCACGAACGTCGCACCGGAGATGACGATCGCCCGCGAGGAGATCTTCGGACCGGTGCTGTCGATCATCGGATACCAGGACGAGGACGACGCGGTGCGCATCGCCAACGACAGCGAGTACGGCCTGTCCGGCGGGGTCTGGTCGGCCGACCCGGCGCGAGCGGAGGCCGTGGCCCGCCGTATGCGCACCGGTCAGGTCTACATCAACGGCGGCGCCTTCAACACCGACGCACCCTTCGGCGGTTACAAGCAGTCGGGTATCGGACGCGAGGCCGGCGTCTTCGGGCTCGAGGAGTTCCTGGAGATCAAGACGATCCTGCGCTGA